In one Planctomycetota bacterium genomic region, the following are encoded:
- a CDS encoding SH3 domain-containing protein produces the protein MKRIILIAVMLSCGAFLWAPIYAQDVVKVKEVREVTAKSLNMRNGPGTNFASLHVVKMGDKLQVVGEKLGWVEVIIPPGVSCWISAKFIERKEGGKGTVKGNKVNVRSSTSNTANNIIGQVSADAEVTIIGEEEGWLKIIPPANLTAWVSQKYTKYWGKQEDYEKLKDKAEEMIKERDRLEKLLKEADTIFAKESVKHPLDQNLEEALSMYQEVADKSTDEKLTAKAIEQINIIKPSIAVVRQVKETLVKLEEEYDKAEDERRKIIKEVMEKLVKEMKPPLGFVATGTVDYVGKIMNRPGTHRLVKGDETIYFLVSPDKKVDLNKYYGKQVGVNGEVKENKNYPQRTIVIKSEEDIKILGEEEQPKE, from the coding sequence GTGAAACGAATCATTTTAATCGCGGTGATGCTCTCTTGCGGAGCATTTTTATGGGCGCCCATATATGCACAGGATGTTGTTAAGGTAAAAGAAGTTCGTGAGGTCACGGCTAAAAGCCTGAATATGAGGAATGGCCCGGGTACGAATTTTGCCTCCCTCCATGTCGTAAAAATGGGGGATAAACTCCAGGTCGTGGGTGAAAAACTCGGCTGGGTGGAAGTTATCATCCCTCCGGGAGTTTCATGCTGGATTTCCGCTAAATTCATCGAACGTAAAGAAGGCGGCAAGGGAACGGTTAAAGGCAATAAAGTAAACGTCCGTTCCAGCACATCAAATACCGCCAATAATATCATCGGGCAAGTTTCAGCAGATGCCGAAGTGACCATTATCGGGGAGGAAGAAGGCTGGCTGAAAATCATCCCGCCCGCAAATCTGACAGCCTGGGTTAGCCAAAAGTACACCAAGTATTGGGGCAAACAGGAAGATTACGAAAAACTCAAGGACAAAGCCGAAGAAATGATTAAGGAAAGGGATAGGCTGGAAAAATTATTAAAAGAGGCAGATACGATATTTGCCAAGGAAAGCGTCAAGCATCCTCTGGACCAGAATTTGGAAGAAGCATTGAGCATGTACCAAGAAGTGGCGGATAAATCAACGGATGAAAAACTTACCGCAAAAGCAATCGAACAGATTAATATCATAAAGCCCAGTATTGCGGTGGTTCGTCAGGTTAAGGAAACACTGGTTAAATTGGAAGAGGAGTATGATAAGGCCGAAGATGAAAGGCGCAAAATAATCAAGGAAGTCATGGAGAAATTAGTTAAGGAGATGAAACCGCCTTTAGGTTTTGTGGCTACCGGCACGGTTGATTATGTGGGTAAGATAATGAACCGGCCCGGAACGCACCGCCTGGTTAAAGGCGACGAGACCATTTACTTTTTGGTCAGTCCTGACAAGAAAGTAGATCTTAATAAGTATTACGGCAAACAGGTTGGGGTTAACGGCGAAGTGAAAGAGAATAAAAATTACCCTCAGCGGACTATCGTTATAAAAAGCGAAGAGGATATTAAAATATTAGGTGAGGAGGAACAGCCTAAGGAATAA